The genomic interval TTTCATATTGCAGACAGGGTGGGGGAGGTATGGCCAGGCGGACTTGTGCTTGAACAGGAATCTTCCTGAGCTCCAGAGCAAGTGGTCAACACCAAACAAGTGGTTTTCATCGATCTACAGAGTCCCTACAGAGTCCCTAGATCCGAGACCTCTTTGTTATCATTCAGGTTGTCAATCTCGCGAAGGATTAGCATTGTTTTGTTATGCCTACAAGCAACGCACAAGCCGTGAGCCGAACACAGAGCCGGCTGCAACCTATAATCCCAAAATGGCAGTCTGCTTGTTCCTGTCCTTCATCGATTACATCTTCTCTACTGGACGGGCTTGCATGCGACTTTATGCAATGGATCGAGAACCGGAATTTCTGTTCCTATGAAACTCCTCCGCGGCCGTCTCGATCTCCACGATCCATTCCAGCCTCTGAGAGCAGATAATTCTGTCGACACTTTCGGACGCCGAACCAGTGCTCGACACCTTGCACCAAAAGACAAAGTAGcaaactacttgtactactcGAATGAAAGGGTAAGATTCACGCTAAGGGCTTAGCATGGCTGACCACCTGGTTATGATAAATACACCGCATTAGTGCAACGTTGATTTATTGCATCGAACTCAGACACACGGATTACTGCTGCCAATGTAGCGTTGTCCTCCTGGCGATGGCGATAGATGGATGAGATATTTTCGGCGACAGTGGATGGTGCATGGTGGGATAACATTTCATCTCCATTGACTATTCAAGGCCACATTCAGACATCTACGCACTTCATAAGCTTGGAGTGCATTGATGCTAATCATCCATAGTGGAAGACAAGCCACCCTATAGCATTAGACCCGCTTGGCATATGATGGACATGCCCTGTAAATGAGGTGCAGGTTTCGATCACTCATAATGTGAGAAGGCACCACAAAGAAGATTTAGTGCGGTTCACCTGGTTGACAGTTTAGACTGCTCGTCTTAGCACCACGGAACTGCCCTACTTTCTCTCTTTATCCAGTACCTGCCTTGATTAGGGCTTGATCCGTAGTGTTTGGGAAACAAGGGTTCGTGTCACTAGCTCGTGGATGACGTAGAATTGGCACTAGCGCGACACTAGCATGGCACTAGAAGGCTCCAAGCCGTTCCATTAGTGCGCTAGCGTCGATTGCCACAGCTGCTTGCTACCGTTGTCATCGAGTCCAAGTGCCAAAAAATATCCAGGTCCACAAACTCTGAAACTTTCCACGATGTTTTGTTGCACAGGGCTTCCGGGGTGACAGAAAGTGAGGAGCCTCACGATATGGGCTGTAGAGAGTTGTCGCACTCTGTACACTGGAGCCGCAGCGAGTCCCTTACACACACCTGGACTCTTTTTGGAGGCAAAGAATGGACTGTTTCCGATTAGCTAGGTGTGCAGATTCGGTAGCCGGCAGCACCACCAAACAGAATTCGAACTATGCCATGGCttgagaaaaaaataaaaccTATAGGCCCCTGAGACTAGCATAACATGAAACTAGAGTCGTCGTTGGCGACATTTTCTTTTCGGCAGGTCCGGCCGTAGCCTCTGCCGCCTCCACCGGTACCTGCATACGCTAAGCTGGGTTGGTAGGAGGTAGGGTAGGTCCCCGGCTGGGCGCGACTCCGTGTCATTTGTAGAAATCTACACGCTGTTTGATTTAATACAACTTGCATCTAGTTTCATTTATCGTAACGAAAACACTAATGGTCGTAAAATATCCTAGGAGGACCCAGGAGGGAACCTGGGAACCTTCCGAAACGAAACCCAAATCCGCGGCTAAGTAAACCCCATCCCAAGCCACAATAAGGTTGGATATATAGGCTCATATGCCTCCAAAACCCTATTTTACGAACACTAATGTTAGGTTAGAGTTCAGCACATTATTCGCTTAACAGTTCATTTCAGAGACTCACaccaagatgaagaggagaaaCTGTAACCGACTTCTCCCCACTTTATGGGTGGAAATAGACACGGGGAAAAGACGGGGAGAGACAGGGAGAGATGGGGAAGGAGCGGAGATGGGCAAGTCGTGGTCGACTATGCCAGACCATGTGTTCATGACGCGCTTGACATGTCAAATTTTTGACACAGACTAACGGTCTCTGCAGCTGTCATCAGCCAGGGGTTCAGTCCGTGGATATATCGGTGGCAAAACCACGCACACTTTATTTTGGGCGAATCTACGCGGATATTCCTGCACTTGAGCGGTGGAAACAGCCATTCTTGAACCACATGGACCTTTCCAAGAGAATCTTCCGACACACTGGCATTGAGCTGATCTTGGCTGAGATGCGCCCTAACCACTAGTCGTGGATATACACTTTCTGACACTGGTCCCCAGCAACGGCGAGGTACTACTGCGATGCCTGGAGACATTTGACTGGTGCTACGTGcctgctacttgtactgtatacaTGCGGCACGGGGCATCGATGCTTCTCGCTTAACGAAACCCGCCAGAATACGACGATGGCTGCAAAGCTGCACAGTGCATCTGAAAGCTGGCTTAGTCTCGGTTGTCGGGGGGGCCATATGCAGGTTCTTGGCAACGAGATTGGTGCGTAGAGGCCCAAGTCCACTCTCTCCAACTTGCGAGCGACTTGTTGGGTCACATGTTGAGTGACAATCGTTCATATATCCAAGGGAAGCTTATGTCTGGAGAAGGTATAGTGTCGGTACCGTCCAACTGATGGCAAGGTTTCGCTACAGTGTCAACAGAAGAGCATGTCTGTTgtcttctggagaaggGTCATGTGTTGAGCGACAAAACAAAGATAGGAGGAGTATGAAACCTAACTTTCTCATGACATGCTCTAGCCCCCCTCCAACCACTTCATATTTGCCAGTCCCTTTTTCCATTTAGTTTTTATTTGTGCGCTTACATTGCCTTTCTGTCTCGTCACTTCTTACCCTCTCTTATTGCAAGGTTGTGTTTGAAAGTCTGATTGAATGAAGGGAAATGCAGAAACAAACGCCATTGACAAGGACTGGCCGAACTTTGAATGTCGTATCCTTGCAACTTGACTTCTCAACAGACGGTAAAACTCTTCCGAAACTCGTCATGTATATGCCATCTATGAATGTCGCTGGGTTTTCAGACTTTGCACGAGCTTGTCATCTGGCAGACTGTGAAACTCCATGTGGTTCAGTCTGAGGAGAGCACTACTCTACTCATCCTCGCGGTCTCTCCACCCTTTGCTACAAGTCCATTGTTGGAGACAATCAAGTGTAATCTAGTCCGTCCCTCACACATCTTCATTGTCTGATTGTCTGATTGTCTGATTGTCTGCCACGCTGGATGCTCATCTCTGCCCACAGCCTCAATCATTCTTTCAACGCAACACTCACAGTTAAGGCCCTCTAAGCTCGTGTCTTTCCAGTTTTGGTTATCTTTCTCGCATCTCGCCTTCCCTGAAGCTTCAGGCAATGGCTGCTTGAAGTCTCGTTGGTTCAGTTTCAGGGCTCTCATCTCATTCACTGAGCAGAGCTGAAGCGGGATAGACAGGAAAGAGAATGGATgtatgagtacgagtacaagtatggaCTGTACTTGGTTGACCTTCTCGAAAGGGGAGTCAGTGTACCCAGACATCTACGAAGACTTCCATGTTGCATATGAAGATGCCCAGAAAGGCAATAGCTCTGCGAGACCCCGAAATATGCTGTAGAAGCCAGCAGCCACAAGTGTGGAGCTATTGCGCTGTTGTTTGGGTTCTTGCAGGGAACCTCATTGATTCTCATACCTTGATAAGCCGAAGAATAATCACCCTCCCTCCCTCGGTATACCGTAGATTCTGTCAGCTGGACCGGGTCCCTTGTTGCATCTGGACTACAGCTATACATTTCATTTTCAGTCGCTATTAAAGGCTCTTTCTGAGGGTGGGGCTGTAGGAGGTCTATGATGGTTGCGCAGTAGCGGCAGCTTGTTGGACTAGTCAAAACTGTGAGATCGCACTAAAAGAAACAATAATTAGTACTCTCTAAGGACGCGACCATGTATTGGTGCGATGAGCCTAGAGAATGGCTCTTATGCGGTCCCTGAGCCTGGGAAAAAGTGGTGGCTCGTACGCAGGGAGACAGTTCGGAAGACGGAAGTGGTGCGGGTAGCTCCAGGGGTCCCGACTATCCCGGGAGCCCCTCTACACAGAGTTTGTCTTGGTTTCTTTTCGCTCTTTTCTTCACCGCGgttgtttctttttctttcgtTTTCGTTTTCGTTTTCGTTTCCGTTTTCATTTTCTGCGCTTTGTGCATCTTTTTGTGTGTCGCCATGGATAATGGCTTTGGTGGGTTtttctgctgtttctgtgtccACGCTTTTTTCTTGTCCCCCATAATAATAGACTTTTGATAGTCGGACGTGCAGGAAAGACGAAGTCACAAAGATTGTCTGATTCCAGTTTGCTGCATCCACAAATAGAGTTTCGATCAGAAAATAGTGTTATTGTGATGTGATCGAAATTcgcagaaaaaaaaagagagcGCCTGGAGAGGGTGTTGGAAAACCTAGCTGCTGGTTTCGCTGGACCAGACGGTCTGTGGAGTCaaaagaaaacaaaaaTAACACAGAAGTGGGCGTCCTCAGGGAGATGGGTCTGTGGGGAATATCTTTCCAATCACATGGAATAGACtaatggtggtggtgaatGTAGTATGGTAGCTCTAACTACTTTAGCACAGCGAGGACATCGAACTTTTGGTGGCAGCTTCAGGTGAGcatgtttttttgtgttttttttcttcttctttctgtgACACCGCCATTGTCGACcccacagcagcagcagcagcagcagcaggtggACGGGCACTGATTGGTGCTCTGCGGGAGTAGGAGACGTGGTGTCTTGGTTGGAAAGTCAGGCTGTCAAAGAGGTTACAACAGACAAAGGGAAGAACCCTAACCCAAAATATTTAGCTCTCATGCGGACGATCTGTCGCCTTGGCAAATTTGAGTTTTAATGAAATTGCCCTTTGAATGCATGAATGCCAAAACGAACCTAAAAATCCCAAACAAAGAAACGTGCACCAGAAGAGCATTCGCTAAGGTCAGGTCTGGTGGTTTATAAAGACGGCCCATGTCGTTCCAAAAGTTCCGATTGTAACTACCAACTCCAGTCTCAGCAAATAGAAGATCATCACCTCCGTTTTGACTCCTTTTCCCATCTTTCCCATCCCCTCTCAGACTTACACTTAAGTCGTCTCTCCAAAACTCACCCCAACACCCACCTCCCCTCCAATCATCCTCCAAACAGACAAAATGCAACCCTCTATGGTTGACGAAACAGTGAATTATGTCAATGCCAGCCTGGGCCTTGACATCGGAGCCTCTCCTGCCCTTGCAGACGCCTCCGCCTCCTCTAACACCTCCGTGCCCAAGTCTATCTTTGTGGAGACCCACCGACCCCGAAGAGCTTCCATTTCTTCCGGTCACATTGCCAAGGCTACTGCTGCCGTTGCCGCCctccaggagcagcagaagcagcgacACAGCAGTCACCGAAGCGAGTCTGAGCACACTCGACTCGTTGAGGGCGCCTGTCGACACATTGCCGAGGCCGCCGCTCAGGCAGCTGTTGCCGCCGTAAAGGACAACGACGTCCAGATCGAGGAAGACTCTCGACGAAAGGTTGTGAAGATCCAGCGAAagcgacgacgaggtgGTATCCTGGGCTTCAAGGAGCTTGCAGCCAAGTCGGGTCTGTCTCCCTGGCACTTCCACCGAGTCTTCCGATCCATCACCGGCCTGACTCCCAAGGCTTATGGTGATGCTTGTTGGAAGGCTGTTACCAACAAGCTGTCTGACCCGGAGCTGCTCACCAACATCAAGGAAGAGCACGGTGTGTCCACCAAGACTGAAATGGAGCCTCCTAAAGAGAACCACTCCGCCTCGGTCACCCCCCAGCACACCCCTACCATGGCCCAGTCACTGCCTACGCCTTCCTACCCCTTTGAGCCTGTGACTCCGTTCGAGGCAGCCCCGGCTATGACTTCCAACCCTATGCCTCAATTTGATAACACTCCTTTCGAGTCTATGTCTTACGAGCCTCCTTTTGAGACGTGCTCCTCCATGACTTCTCCCGAATCTACTATGTCCTTTGATGTTCCTTTCATGTCACCTCTGGCCAACAATGCCACTCTGACAGCGCCTGCATCCGCAGTTTTTAACACCCAACAGCAGTACTACTACGACTGGTACCAGATGCCCTCCGAGGTGCCTAACATGCCCATCGGCACTCCGACAACACAGCCTTCTTTCACCCTTGACATTCCTGATAATATGTCTGATTCTACTGCCACACAGCCCATGTCTTGCCACTCGGCATCGTCGGCATCTTCTCTTTTGGACTCGGTTCACACTCCAGGTGAAGAGTTCAAAGATGAGATGGCTTCTTGGATTGATACCAAAGACACCTTCACCGTTGACCAGAACCCCTCTTATGTCGACATGGGCTTCCAGTAAGCTGGCACTTACTGAAccatttatttattgaatCTACTCACCCTCTATTGTCTACCTAAAACAACTAACCCCCTTCCCTCCTCTCCTCCGGATGCCCCGATGTTGATCATCAATTTCTATTGATTTTACAATGctcctttttttgtcgCTGCAGCTTTGAAAGCCGGCACACTTGTTGATCACAACCAGTCCgattcttcttccactaTTGTTTGATATCTGTTTCTTGCCCATCCATCTGTGCAGAACAGTTCACAATCACGTTTCCAATCACCATCTTTCGCCACATGTTTCACCACCCTTTTTTCGAACATTCTTGCTGCTTGCGAGGAATGCTTCTCATTCTGATCTTTgtacttttttattttatttatttcgGACGACGTTTGTTTTATCATGTTTTTCtttcctctttttcttttccccCACAAAAAACCTTTGGGCAGCGACACCACTGTAGACACTTGTATGCTAACCATCTTTACTCCCTTCTCTAGATCCCCGATTCTCGAACAGCTCCGAACCCATGCGAAGAGTCCGATTCCACTCAGTCCACTCCAATCTTCAGTCAGCCCACTTCCACCACCGACCATGGTTGCCCTCTCTACGCCTCACTGCGTCTTTTTACGCCttcccactcctcctcgctccTCCCACGTCGCCGCCTTTACGTTTGTTTCGCCACCGAAAGATACcccttcctcttcttcatgttCATTTTTTTGACTGCCTCTGAAACACTTCACGTGTGGACGGGTGACCGTTTCCGGTAagcttctgctgctggataACTTTAACTGATCTATATATTGAAATTCCACCTTTTTGTTATTTAGCGGAAATCCCCGCTCCTTggatgtttttttgttgttgtgcAACTAACTACAGGACTCTTAGCCACGGTGCTTCTCTGCTTTGCTTGGGGACCGCGGCTACGTGTCTTCTTTCCTTTCTTTGTCAAGACAGTCTTGGCTTTTCCGCGACACCCACATTTTTTTCGCCTCTTTTTCAGCTCGCCTCTTTTTCAGCTCGCTTCTTTTCTCGCCAATCTCGCCCCCTCGTActcatacagtacattaCTGTGCTACGACTTGTATCGTACGGACTTAAGTGTACACCCCATCCCCTCGTGCAGAGTGCAGAAACAGCCTGAAATGTTATTTAACCGAGCTCTTCGTTTGATAGGTCAGTGACGCCGCCTTACTGCGCTGGGGCATAGAGTTGAGATCAAAGAGTTCGTCTTGAGAGCTTGTATTTTCGAAAGGGTTTGCCGAAAAGCCGCCACTGCATTCCAACAACTTTCTAACCAATATATAATGTTTGATCTTGTAGAAAATGGTGCTTTGTATACTGTAGCCGTCTCCCGGACTCCTTGAACACCTGTAGCGAGTCTAGGCACGCTCTAATGTGGCTTCGGAATAATACTCGGAATAACCGTCCTTCAAAGGAGACCAGAGGCATATCTACACTTGGTTAAAGCTGGACAAAACTTACCCAAAACAAGCGCTCAGGATGTACAAGTCGTAGAGTTTTAGATGATACAACAATGTAACATACGTCTCCAGGAGCACTTTGCGGTCATGATGCGTTTCCACCGTCAAACAAGGCCAAATACGTCCTGGGTACGGCACTGCTTTGGAGGTCAGATGCACGTGCATTGCAGTACGCCCAAACAAGCGGTTGTCTCTGCGCGGTTGCGTCAACATATGTACGAACAGCTTCCGTCCCCAATGCATGGGAGTGTAAAAGCCCTACAGAAGCGGCTTGTACAACGTTGACACATTGACACATTGACACTAGCGTGGAGGTTGTTGTATCAATCAATAGCTGGAGTGCAGGCGGTTGCGGGGCTCAAGTCCTCATGCCCACGGGAGCTTTTCTGGCTCCACAGTTGCCGTTAAACTATTTCCCATTCTCTCGACGCCCATACAGGCACTTTTCGTTTCCGTATAGCAACCTGGGTTGAAAAACCAATGTCTGTACCGTACCTCCAAGTTGTTGCCTCGAAAGCACACGCAAGGTTAACCACCGCAGTAGTCTGCAGTATCGGCTCTAGGTCGGCACTAGCGCTAGTGCGAGGCCAGCATCGCTAGATGAAGTATCGGAGCCTAAAGGGCCGCCCTGTCATCGTGCCCCACGCAGCGGCCTGGTGCAGTAGTGCCTTCTCATGCGCCTAGTAATGAATGCGGCTAGTAATGGAATGGTGCCTTAAATCAGAAGTGCGGGTGCGTCCTTGAGTCACCTGTCCGTTGCAGatggtcttctcctcctccgactCCGGATACGGTTCAACAC from Yarrowia lipolytica chromosome 1F, complete sequence carries:
- a CDS encoding uncharacterized protein (Compare to YALI0F18458g, ancestral locus Anc_1.376, weakly similar to DEHA-IPF8330.1 Debaryomyces hansenii IPF 8330.1) → MQPSMVDETVNYVNASLGLDIGASPALADASASSNTSVPKSIFVETHRPRRASISSGHIAKATAAVAALQEQQKQRHSSHRSESEHTRLVEGACRHIAEAAAQAAVAAVKDNDVQIEEDSRRKVVKIQRKRRRGGILGFKELAAKSGLSPWHFHRVFRSITGLTPKAYGDACWKAVTNKLSDPELLTNIKEEHGVSTKTEMEPPKENHSASVTPQHTPTMAQSLPTPSYPFEPVTPFEAAPAMTSNPMPQFDNTPFESMSYEPPFETCSSMTSPESTMSFDVPFMSPLANNATLTAPASAVFNTQQQYYYDWYQMPSEVPNMPIGTPTTQPSFTLDIPDNMSDSTATQPMSCHSASSASSLLDSVHTPGEEFKDEMASWIDTKDTFTVDQNPSYVDMGFQ